A stretch of Dysidea avara chromosome 5, odDysAvar1.4, whole genome shotgun sequence DNA encodes these proteins:
- the LOC136255783 gene encoding uncharacterized protein, protein MMTMDVFTDFYEQLVASLPMKDAIFRAKLTQKGLMHSELKATVNSMPTEIQGAQLFLNSIVKALSIGYTKSFEKLLLVMEEFRCARLQKLASRIRQRLMEGNGGSDGSGERSYGGGSTDAVDGEDEVQDHSDCAVAKTILINQRSNLVTLHILPLVPSLFANNVINMDEKRKIEIKEKNELEGMSYFLNQVILPSLQENKMDKYKGFLVTMAKHDDSLYQEIAKRLEMPQSEHSANMHPAPSPQSPLLTEKVTMKIEESSRVQAFISSEDTVKLIEEQNLLVTCTNSTYAIQGSWSSVEKLRQRLKEKMKSQHSMDRTLSNPLSSSNEQQCHSGGELHAQSMEGVREDSNGGIVVQESNLNTENENIKNKCLTTNSELEKHAISVGNVHQAYTAVDEHKKTFNDTQFMDDSNEQPAKSLRSSSISTKLVFIDLPKISRRVTIKLGNVIDEDVDAIVNPANAQLIHGAGVAADIDRASNGEVQKASTKLISQHGMLTAGNAVVTGAGGMLKCNMIIHAVGPTEYQHKEKCGPLLQVACNNAMIMAERFGHKSVSFSPITFGIYGELTANVMLSTLCSYRCHSLALLTDVRIVITNDPTYRVFLDVLQRERQHLESLSLLNHPPDASVITTSSATIKSSYHSQPYYYPGTFAPFLPPGNAQRWVDGAQFITPVNHHVVTQQPTMSMGISHFSLPAIPAYPNVNFAGPLQASSTFSRTPLLHTPQSYSCAAVQEPSMLTTVQHAMSTSSATPIANSMSATFNNNTFGRPNGPSNVCRKNGLNATGCQQQMRSPTTTVFPNDSVPPSTNENKFKGNSCKVAMQKLREHCDALTKLSITSILESLFAEGVITRYDKMLIETKPLESDRVTYLLDDVLYRSLLVGVMDKYTGFVKVLEQKGEEEYDMVMEKLANSLAL, encoded by the exons ATGATGACTATGGATGTGTTTACTGACTTTTACGAGCAGTTGGTAGCATCTTTACCAATGAAGGATGCTATTTTTCGTGCAAAATTGACCCAGAAAGGCCTAATGCACAGTGAATTGAAAGCCACAGTGAATTCCATGCCAACAGAAATACAAGGAGCTCAGTTGTTCTTAAACAGCATAGTGAAAGCTTTGTCCATTGGTTATACCAAATCATTTGAGAAGCTCCTATTAGTTATGGAGGAATTTAGATGTGCAAGATTGCAGAAACTGGCCAGTAGAATCAGGCAAAGGCTAATGGAAGGAAATGGAGGTAGTGATGGAAGTGGAGAAAGATCATATGGAGGAGGGTCCACAG ATGCTGTTGATGGAGAGGATGAAGTTCAAG ATCATTCTGACTGTGCTGTTGCAAAAACAATTCTCATAAACCAACGAAGCAATCTGGTTACCCTTCATATCCTGCCACTGGTACCATCACTGTTTGCCAATAATGTTATCAATATGGATGAAAAGAGGAAGATTGAGATAAAGGAGAAAAATGAACTAGAAGGGATGAGCTATTTTCTTAATCAAGTCATATTACCCAGTTTACAGGAGAATAAAATGGATAAGTACAAAGGCTTTCTTGTAACTATGGCCAAACATGATGATTCCCTGTATCAAGAAATAGCAAAGAGGCTTG AAATGCCGCAGTCAGAGCATTCTGCCAATATGCATCCAGCACCTTCTCCTCAATCTCCTCTG CTAACAGAAAAGGTTACCATGAAAATAGAGGAGTCTTCACGTGTTCAAGCTTTTATCTCATCAGAAGACACGGTCAAATTAATTGAAGAGCAAAACCTTTTAGTGACATGTACCAACTCGACTTATGCTATCCAAGGAAGCTGGTCAAGTGTTGAAAAACTCCGTCAACGCTtaaaagaaaagatgaagtctCAACATTCAATGGACAGGACTCTTTCCAATCCTCTCAGTAGTAGCAATGAGCAACAGTGCCATAGTGGTGGCGAGTTACATGCTCAGTCAATGGAAGGTGTACGTGAAGATTCCAATGGTGGTATTGTGGTTCAGGAATCAAATCTTAATACAGAGAATGAGAATATCAAGAACAAATGTTTAACCACCAACAGTGAGCTAGAGAAGCATGCAATATCAGTTGGTAATGTACATCAGGCTTACACAGCAGTTGATGAGCACAAAAAGACCTTCAATGACACACAGTTTATGGATGATTCTAATGAACAACCAGCCAAAAGCCTCAGATCTAGCTCCATATCAACAAAGTTGGTGTTTATTGACTTGCCAAAGATCTCCAGGAGAGTCACCATAAAGCTTGGTAATGTAATTGATGAGGATGTTGATGCCATAGTTAATCCTGCAAATGCTCAGCTAATACATGGAGCAGGTGTGGCTGCTGATATTGATAGAGCTAGTAATGGTGAAGTACAAAAAGCTTCCACAAAATTGATCAGTCAACATGGAATGCTGACAGCCGGCAATGCAGTTGTAACTGGCGCAGGAGGGATGTTGAAATGCAATATGATCATCCACGCAGTTGGTCCTACAGAATATCAGCACAAAGAGAAGTGTGGTCCCCTGCTACAGGTTGCTTGTAACAATGCAATGATCATGGCAGAACGATTTGGTCACAAGTCTGTTTCGTTCTCCCCAATTACTTTTGGGATATATGGTGAATTAACGGCAAATGTGATGTTGTCAACACTTTGTAGTTACCGGTGTCACAGTCTCGCATTACTAACAGATGTGCGTATCGTCATTACTAATGATCCTACCTATCGAGTATTCCTTGATGTACTTCAAAGAGAGAGGCAACATTTGGAGTCCTTAAGCTTACTTAATCATCCACCAGATGCTAGTGTCATTACTACCTCCTCAGCAACCATAAAATCTAGTTATCACAGTCAACCTTATTATTATCCAGGTACTTTTGCTCCTTTCCTTCCACCAGGCAATGCTCAACGATGGGTTGATGGTGCACAATTTATAACACCAGTTAATCATCACGTTGTGACACAACAACCAACAATGTCAATGGGAATTAGCCATTTTTCATTACCTGCAATTCCTGCTTATCCAAATGTAAATTTTGCAGGACCATTGCAAGCTAGTAGCACATTTTCACGTACTCCTTTGTTACACACTCCACAAAGTTACAGTTGTGCTGCAGTACAAGAGCCATCAATGTTGACAACAGTACAACATGCAATGAGCACCAGCTCAGCTACTCCTATTGCCAATTCAATGTCAGCTACATTCAATAATAATACCTTTGGCAGGCCTAATGGTCCTTCAAATGTTTGTAGAAAGAATGGATTAAATGCCACTGGATGTCAACAGCAAATGAGGTCCCCCACAACAACTGTTTTTCCGAACGACAGTGTGCCACCTTCtacaaatgaaaataaattCAAAGGAAACA GCTGTAAAGTTGCAATGCAGAAATTAAGAGAACATTGTGATGCACTTACAAAACTCTCCATCACTTCCATTTTGGAATCACTGTTTGCTGAGGGAGTAATCACACGTTATGATAAAATGTTGATAGAGACAAAACCACTGGAGAGTGATAGGGTAACATATCTCCTTGATGATGTGTTATACCGCAGTCTCTTGGTGGGTGTGATGGACAAGTACACAGGatttgttaaagttttggagCAGAAGGGTGAAGAAGAATATGACATGGTGATGGAAAAACTAGCAAACAGTCTTG CTTTGTGA
- the LOC136255784 gene encoding uncharacterized protein, which translates to MKAYTLVYTVRQKNNTMTMDVFTDFYEQLVASLPMKDAIFRAKLTQKGLMHSELKATVNSMPTEIQGAQLFLNSIVKALSIGYTESFEKLLLVMEEFRCASLQKLARGIRKRLMEGDRGSDGSGERLYGGVSTDHSDCAVAKKILINQRSSLVTLHILPLVPSLLANNVINMDEKRKIEMKEKNELEGMSYFLNQVILPSLHENKMDKYKGFLATMAKHDDSLYQEIAKRLEMPQSEHSADMHPAPSPQSPLLTEKVTMKIEESSCVQAFISSEDTVKLIEEQNLLVTCTNSTYAIQGSWSSVEKFHQHLKEKMKSQHSMDRTLSNPLSSSNKQQCHSGGELHAQSMEGVHEDSSGGIVVQESNLNTENENIKNKHSTTNSELEKHAISVGNVHQAYTAVDEHKKTFNDTQFMDDSNEQPAKSLRSSSISTKLVFIDLPKISRRVTIKLGNIVDENVDAIVNPANAQLIHGAGVAADIDRASNGEVQKASTKLISQHGMLTAGNAVVTGAGGMLKCNMIIHAVGPTEYQHKEKCGPLLQVACNNAMIMAERFGHKSVSFSPITFGIYGELTANVMLSTLCSYRCHSPALLTDVCIVITDDPTYRVFLDVLQRERQHLESLSLLNHPPVPSVITTSSATIKSSYHSQPYYYPGTFAHFPPPGNAQRWVDGAQFRTPVNHHVVTQQPTMSMGISHFSSPAIPAYPNVNLVGPLPVTSTFSHTPLLHTPQSYSCAAVQEPSMLTTVQHAMSTSSATPVANSMSATFNNNTFGRPNGPSNVCRENGRNANGCQQQMRSPTTTVLSNSGVPFSANDKKFKGNSCKVAKQKLREHCDALTKLSITSILESLFAEGVITRYDKMLIETKPLESDRVTYLLDDVLYRSLLVGVMDKYTGFVKVLEQKGEEEYDMVMEKLANSLAL; encoded by the exons ATGAAGGCTTATACACTCGTATATACTGTTAGACAGAAG AACAATACGATGACTATGGATGTGTTTACTGACTTTTACGAGCAGTTGGTAGCATCTTTACCAATGAAGGATGCTATTTTTCGTGCAAAATTGACCCAGAAAGGTCTAATGCACAGTGAATTAAAAGCCACAGTGAATTCCATGCCAACAGAAATACAAGGAGCTCAGTTGTTCTTAAACAGCATAGTGAAAGCTTTGTCCATTGGTTATACTGAATCATTTGAGAAGCTCCTATTAGTTATGGAGGAATTTAGATGTGCAAGCTTGCAGAAACTGGCCAGAGGAATCAGGAAAAGGCTAATGGAAGGAGATAGAGGTAGTGATGGGAGTGGAGAAAGATTATATGGAGGAGTGTCAACAG ATCATTCTGACTGTGCTGTTGCAAAAAAGATTCTCATAAACCAACGAAGCAGTCTTGTTACCCTCCATATATTGCCACTAGTACCATCACTGCTTgccaataatgtcatcaataTGGATGAAAAGAGGAAGATTGAGATGAAGGAGAAAAATGAACTAGAAGGGATGAGCTATTTTCTTAATCAAGTCATATTACCCAGTTTACACGAGAATAAAATGGATAAGTACAAAGGCTTTCTTGCAACAATGGCCAAACATGATGATTCCTTGTATCAAGAAATAGCAAAGAGGCTTG AAATGCCGCAATCAGAACATTCTGCCGATATGCATCCAGCACCTTCTCCTCAATCTCCTCTG CTAACAGAAAAGGTTACCATGAAAATAGAGGAGTCTTCATGTGTTCAAGCTTTTATCTCATCAGAAGACACGGTAAAATTAATTGAAGAGCAAAACCTTTTAGTGACATGTACCAACTCGACTTATGCTATCCAAGGAAGCTGGTCAAGTGTTGAAAAATTCCATCAACACTtaaaagaaaagatgaagtctCAGCATTCAATGGACAGGACTCTTTCCAATCCTCTCAGTAGTAGCAATAAGCAACAGTGTCATAGTGGTGGCGAGTTACATGCTCAGTCAATGGAAGGTGTACATGAAGATTCCAGTGGTGGTATTGTGGTTCAGGAATCAAATCTTAATACAGAGAATGAGAATATCAAGAACAAACATTCAACCACCAACAGTGAGCTAGAGAAACATGCAATATCAGTTGGTAATGTACACCAGGCTTACACAGCAGTTGATGAGCACAAGAAGACCTTCAATGACACACAGTTTATGGATGATTCTAATGAACAACCAGCCAAAAGCCTCAGATCTAGCTCCATATCAACAAAGTTGGTGTTTATTGACTTGCCAAAGATCTCCAGGAGAGTCACCATAAAGCTTGGTAATATAGTTGATGAGAATGTTGATGCCATAGTTAATCCTGCAAATGCTCAGCTAATACATGGAGCAGGTGTGGCTGCTGATATTGATAGAGCTAGTAATGGTGAAGTACAAAAAGCATCCACAAAATTGATCAGTCAACATGGAATGCTGACAGCCGGCAATGCAGTTGTAACTGGTGCAGGAGGAATGTTGAAATGCAATATGATCATCCATGCAGTTGGTCCTACAGAATATCAGCACAAAGAGAAGTGTGGTCCCCTGCTACAGGTCGCTTGTAACAATGCAATGATCATGGCAGAACGATTTGGTCACAAATCTGTTTCGTTCTCGCCAATTACTTTTGGGATATATGGTGAATTAACGGCAAATGTGATGTTGTCAACACTTTGTAGTTACCGGTGTCACAGTCCTGCATTACTAACAGATGTGTGTATCGTCATTACTGATGATCCTACCTATCGAGTATTCCTTGATGTACTTCAAAGAGAGAGGCAACATTTGGAGTCCTTAAGCTTACTTAATCATCCACCAGTTCCTAGTGTCATCACTACCTCCTCAGCAACCATAAAATCTAGTTATCACAGTCAACCTTATTATTATCCAGGTACTTTTGCTCATTTCCCTCCACCAGGCAATGCTCAACGATGGGTTGATGGTGCACAATTTAGAACACCAGTTAATCATCACGTTGTGACCCAACAACCAACAATGTCAATGGGAATTAGCCATTTTTCATCACCTGCAATTCCTGCTTATCCAAATGTAAATTTGGTGGGACCATTGCCAGTTACTAGCACATTTTCACATACTCCTTTGTTACACACTCCACAAAGTTACAGTTGTGCTGCAGTACAAGAGCCATCAATGTTGACAACAGTACAACATGCAATGAGTACCAGCTCAGCTACTCCTGTTGCTAATTCCATGTCAGCTACATTCAATAATAATACCTTTGGCAGGCCTAATGGTCCTTCAAATGTTTGCAGAGAGAATGGAAGAAATGCCAATGGATGTCAACAGCAAATGAGGTCCCCCACAACAACTGTTTTGTCAAACAGTGGTGTGCCATTTTCTGCAAATGACAAGAAATTCAAAGGAAACA GCTGTAAAGTTGCAAAACAGAAATTAAGAGAACATTGTGATGCACTTACAAAACTCTCCATCACTTCCATTTTGGAATCACTGTTTGCTGAGGGAGTGATCACACGTTATGATAAAATGTTGATAGAGACAAAACCACTGGAGAGTGATAGGGTAACATATCTCCTTGATGATGTGTTATACCGCAGTCTCTTGGTGGGTGTGATGGACAAGTACACAGGatttgttaaagttttggagCAGAAGGGTGAAGAAGAATATGACATGGTGATGGAAAAACTAGCAAACAGTCTTG CTTTGTGA
- the LOC136256526 gene encoding uncharacterized protein: MTALDVLHEFYPDLVTSLPMKNDIFIEMLDKKGLFFGNMSATVQSKPTPADAAAYFIDNVIERSLSGSFVYTEVFEKLLAVMEEFNTQPLKQLSSNIRQQLEGPSS, encoded by the exons ATGACTGCTTTGGATGTGCTACATGAGTTTTACCCAGACCTGGTGACTTCTTTACCAATGAAGAATGACATCTTCATTGAAATGTTGGACAAGAAAGGTCTATTTTTTGGTAACATGAGTGCTACAGTTCAAAGCAAGCCAACACCAGCAGACGCAGCTGCATATTTTATAGACAATGTGATTGAACGAAGTTTGAGTGGCAGCTTTGTATACACTGAGGTATTTGAGAAGCTGTTAGCAGTGATGGAGGAGTTCAACACTCAACCATTGAAGCAACTTTCCAGTAACATCAGACAACAACTAGAAG GTCCATCAAGCTAG